The Streptomyces armeniacus genomic interval CCGGGTGCGCCGCGACGCCATGGCCGTACGGCCGGAGGACCCGCGCGCGGTGCAGTCGTACCAGGGCGTGGTCGACCAGGTGGCGGCGGCGGACGCGGCACGGGAGCAGCGCGCGGCGCAGGCGGCGCCGACGATGCCCACGGTGGTGTGGTTCGGGCTGATCGGCGGCGGCGCGCTGTCGGTCGGCATGGTCTTCGCGCTGCAGATCCAGCGGTCCCGGCGGGAGGTGATGCTGGCCGGGCTGTTCAGCGCGCTGGTGGTGTTCCTGATCTTCCTGGTGTGGCACTTCGACCAGCCGTTCGCCCGCGGCCTGGACGAGCCGACCGGCGTGTTCACGGCGCTCTTCCCGGACGCCGCCGGGTAGCGCGGCGGCGGCGCCCCGAGACCGGGTGGGGAGCGCAGCGCACCCGCGCTCCCCACCCTCCGGCCCCTACGGGCCGGACGGCCGGACGGCCTCAGAGGTCGAGGCCGGTGAGCACCATGACCCGCTCGTACGTGTAGTCCTCCATCGCGAACTGCACGCCCTCGCGGCCGACTCCGGACTGCTTGGCGCCGCCGTACGGCATCTGGTCCGCGCGGTACGACGGGACGTCGCCGACGATCACGCCGCCGACCTCCAGCTGCCGCTGCGCACGGAAGGCCGCCTGCACGTCGTGCGTGAAGACGCCGGCCTGCAGGCCGAACGGCGAGTCGTTGGCCATCGCGTACGCCTGCTCCTCACCCTCGGCGCGGGTGACAGACATGACGGGCCCGAAGACCTCGTCGCAGCCGATCTTGGTGTCGGCGGGGACGTCCTCCAGCACGGTCGGCGCGTACGTGGCACCGTCCCGCGTACCGCCCGTGAGCAGCTTCGCGCCCGCGGACACGGCCTCCTCGACCCACGCCTCCACGCGCTTCGCCGCGTCCTCGCTGACGAGCGGGCCGACGTCGGTGGCGGGGTCGGAGGGGTCGCCCGTACGCAGCGCCTCGACGCCCTGGACGATCCGCGGCACCAGCCGGTCGTACACCGAGGCGTCGGCGATGACGCGCTGGACGGAGATGCAGGACTGGCCGCCCTGGTAGTTGGAGAAGGTGGCGATGCGCTGCGCGGCCCAGTCGAGGTCGGCCTCGGAGGCGTAGTCGCCGAGGACGATTGCCGCGCCGTTGCCGCCGAGCTCCAGCGTGACGCGCTTGCGCGGCGCCGAGTCGAGGATGGACCAGCCGACGGGCGCCGAGCCGGTGAAGGAGACGACGGGCAGCCGCTCGTCGGCGACGAGGTCGGGCATGCGGTCGTTCGGCACGGGGAGCACGGACCACGCGCCCGCGGGCAGGTCAGTCTCGGCGAGCAGCTCGCCGATGAGCAGCCCGGAGAGCGGCGTTGCGGGGGCGGGCTTGAGCAGGATCGGGGTGCCGACGGCGATGGCCGGGGCGACCTTGTGCGCGCACAGGTTGAGCGGGAAGTTGAACGGCGCGATGCCCAGCACGGGGCCGCGCGGGAAGCGGCGCGTGAGGGCCAGCCGGCCCACGCCGCCCGGGTCGGTGTCGAGCCGCTGCGCCGCGCCGCCGTTGAACCGGCGGGCCTCCTCGGCCGCCAGCCGGAACACGGAGATGCACCGGCCGACCTCGCCGCGTGCCCACTTCATGGGCTTGCCGTTCTCGGCGGAGATCAGCTCGGCGATCTCCTCGGACCGCTCCGTGACCCGCCGGCAGACGTGGTCCAGCGCGGCGGCCCGTACGTGCGCGGGCGTCGCCGCGAACTCGTCCGCGACGGCCGCCGCGGCGGCCACGGCCTCCTCGACCTGGGCCGGGGTGGGGACGCTCACCGTGCCGACGAGGCGGTTGTCCCAGGGGGACGTGACATCGAGGGTGTCGTCGCCGGTGGCCTGCCGGCCGGCGAGCCAGAACGCTTGAGTGGCGGCATTCTTCGTGTGTGGCACAGCGGATCCCGGCCCTTCCGAAATGGTGCGGACAAAAAGCCTGTGCCGCCCACCGTAGGGGGCGCGTACCGGAAGGTTGATTGTCCGGTGCGGCACAGTCCGTACGACGCCTGCACCTCTTTGTAGGTAAGCGGCCGAGAAGTCACCCCGAGCCTTGACCAGGGCATGCCACACGGCAAGGATGCGCGCGCACAACCGCACACTGTCCCCCACCCGTCGCACTGGACACCCCAGGAGTTGCGATGAGAACACGCATGCGCGGCACGAGG includes:
- a CDS encoding aldehyde dehydrogenase family protein, with protein sequence MPHTKNAATQAFWLAGRQATGDDTLDVTSPWDNRLVGTVSVPTPAQVEEAVAAAAAVADEFAATPAHVRAAALDHVCRRVTERSEEIAELISAENGKPMKWARGEVGRCISVFRLAAEEARRFNGGAAQRLDTDPGGVGRLALTRRFPRGPVLGIAPFNFPLNLCAHKVAPAIAVGTPILLKPAPATPLSGLLIGELLAETDLPAGAWSVLPVPNDRMPDLVADERLPVVSFTGSAPVGWSILDSAPRKRVTLELGGNGAAIVLGDYASEADLDWAAQRIATFSNYQGGQSCISVQRVIADASVYDRLVPRIVQGVEALRTGDPSDPATDVGPLVSEDAAKRVEAWVEEAVSAGAKLLTGGTRDGATYAPTVLEDVPADTKIGCDEVFGPVMSVTRAEGEEQAYAMANDSPFGLQAGVFTHDVQAAFRAQRQLEVGGVIVGDVPSYRADQMPYGGAKQSGVGREGVQFAMEDYTYERVMVLTGLDL